The Vibrio orientalis CIP 102891 = ATCC 33934 genome segment GCAAAACCGTTCTGCTGCAAAAAGTCCATCGTAATGCGCGATTCAGACTGCTGCTCGCGTTGAGAAGTCAATAAGCGCTCCATATAACGCGCCAGTACATCGACTTCTAAATTGACTTTACGGCCAACGTGAAAGTCAGCAATAGTGGTCTCTTCACCGGTATGAGGAACGATGGTCAGCTTAAACGCGTTCTTACGCAGATCGTTGACTGTTAGGCTAATACCATCAACTGTAATCGAGCCTTTTTCGGCAACATATTTGGCAATCTCTTCAGGCATTGAAACCCAAAACTCGATAGCACGGCCAACCATGTTGCGCTCTACGATTTCACCAACACCGTCGACGTGACCAGAAACAATATGCCCACCAAAACGTGTAGTCGGTAACATTGCTTTCTCTAGGTTAACCTTGTCACCCGCTTGGTAATCAGTAAAGCCGGTTTTTTGCAGCGTTTCGATAGATAAATCCGCTGTATAGCTGGTTGAACTGAAGTCCACTACCGTTAAGCAAACTCCGTTGGTCGCAATGCTGTCACCCAGTTTAACGTCGGACATATCCAGTTTGCCGACTTCCACTGTGACACTAATATCTTCGCCTTTTTGCGTGATTGCAGTTAGGG includes the following:
- a CDS encoding riboflavin synthase, coding for MFTGIVEAVGTLTAITQKGEDISVTVEVGKLDMSDVKLGDSIATNGVCLTVVDFSSTSYTADLSIETLQKTGFTDYQAGDKVNLEKAMLPTTRFGGHIVSGHVDGVGEIVERNMVGRAIEFWVSMPEEIAKYVAEKGSITVDGISLTVNDLRKNAFKLTIVPHTGEETTIADFHVGRKVNLEVDVLARYMERLLTSQREQQSESRITMDFLQQNGFA